The Bicyclus anynana chromosome 4, ilBicAnyn1.1, whole genome shotgun sequence genome window below encodes:
- the LOC112058494 gene encoding PHD finger protein 20 isoform X3, translating into MSYRRLLPYPCYLKNTLVVKFLSNSYFSNSNVFPDEYSQSSLFSSFIFADAVPSIFSWNENIKINKMDSEKNANAEKQPLNILSSSKSSQEENIDSINENIDNQEKDIQNKNSRDVEMNDITMTEVNEKEKLEKPESSEIEHSEKQDDMHKHIEQTVNINKSVMDMIHSESETQIDLKNDVVKPIPASSKHHLSPKGNSVALSVGSKVSAKDFAELWYPAEIVEVDYDEMEVLVHYENVPNKLDEWICISSPRLRPMTKATSGSTPGTAVTPSPVPLETEIKEESKEEKPKLQFIVGERCLARWRDNRRFIATIANDFENGIYEIVFDDGFHWKCKASRLYKLKDSEKHSDSLTVDTSMSPKVSTPSPVQPKAGPSDAPNPLNPTPVFHKHLFDPTRDYLGSKSERREMKRKLNIKEIFNIGQKKRKKEVPPKEKVPRVVKEKKPRVLLRKIKVEETDVKTEKAEVKVEPKNEIPDAIASIIGTVAKKELETPAAPKVEMDVDTQEFYENVKDKVEIKTESTEVQEGSDKITLDDLVDNSSTVSADIEFPNELDMEPDMEEEQELENFEKPDESKQVVIEKMKEVINKLESKLNTVDETPQKSVDSPKPEPITDSPIEIVEVNPAASEVDKVDTVEPPKKKLSKMKKSKKLRLLQEKKVKKQVEKVKSELEEMKRQVEEMRKQMLIKTEQQSLGRPAEMPESFLLPGEWCCKWVNGQPVGTVSEIEDDPKMDASYKMALPRRSVQVEDKRLPAGWTKHMIRRRLGQSAGKWDVVLVSPTNHRFHTKNDMRNYLEQNQSEALRAYEHALLDFGVHLKLSRRMGWCTTTSDGNSDTGVVNTMSPLAKTKKFRINRKEDRKEKKKKRKKQIAAFRRRSSLYVTPGTSGQASFGETETNAIPEGFPALEDGYVYVGSLKVQILENLLRCPAEGCFKNFRNNTLLQMHIKHYHRELRKMLGATPKVLDLARKRSKPTGLPVRQPNSKILKIKISRPPKRIEEPKPKPKVPPLEIKYEDTPILPKINPPIPRSMDSPKLRQALANKPVKRPKVLLPVRRPDPPETVPEMREEEDCPPLVYEDDVVDSPMEIPEPQDFETAISTHTVTKPVDDMRKRSEKKRKNFAVVSKKPGSEDDEWYAMNSDLDTRSSYPGSGTPDSKTMDKVMSHQQAVSSESAEDLKDANMYMYSESKFGIAGERIKLEHMKREEIINCHCGFREEDGLMVQCELCLCWQHALCHNIQKESEVPEKYTCSICLNPKRGRRSKRFLHDQDRLYEGLLPGAKPCESLRRSHELSGNLLRIQDALHALRVKYYVATKKDHPKLYLWAKDWENAEVNMIQERLNTDYSDLNIIINNVGKENLPVKPDEPHLDMRAPDDLDHERFNHRDSANTLLNLTAALSSPGGTSLDLPITTSELERLAKSVQEQEVRNVSAPQPEAAIENGACRERLLRHVQRCQALIDARLDSIEAQVAELESQDPSFEDDETADYFPRTKQTVQMLMRDLDTMEELGIIT; encoded by the exons atgtcatacaggcgactgttgccatacccatgctatctgaaaaacactttagtagtTAAATTTCTTAGCAATAGTTATTTTTCTAATAGTAATGTTTTTCCTGATGAATACAGTCAAAGTTCTTTATTTAGCAGTTTCATATTTGCAG ATGCTGTACCATCAATATTTTCttggaatgaaaatataaaaattaataaaatggacTCTGAAAAAAACGCAAATGCTGAAAAACAacctttaaatattttgtcaagCAGCAAATCATCACAAGAAGAGAATATTGActcaataaatgaaaatattgacaaCCAAGAAAAagatattcaaaataaaaacagcaGAGATGTAGAAATGAATGACATAACTATGACAGAAGTAAATGAAAAAGAGAAATTAGAAAAACCAGAAAGTTCAGAAATAGAACATTCAGAAAAACAAGATGATATGCATAAACATATTGAACaaactgtaaatataaataaaagtgttatGGATATGATACACTCTGAATCTGAGACCCAGATTGATTTAAAGAATGATGTTGTTAAACCCATTCCAGCAAGTTCTAAACATCATTTAAGCCCTAAAG GTAACAGTGTGGCATTGTCTGTGGGCTCCAAGGTGAGTGCCAAGGATTTTGCCGAGTTGTGGTACCCTGCGGAAATAGTGGAAGTTGACTATGATGAGATGGAAGTATTGGTGCATTACGAGAATGTGCCCAACAA acttGACGAATGGATATGTATAAGTAGTCCCAGACTTAGGCCAATGACTAAAGCTACATCAGGAAGTACACCCGGTACTGCAGTGACGCCCTCCCCTGTCCCGCTAGAAACAGAGATAAAAGAGGAGAGTAAAGAAGAGAAGCCAAAACTACAGTTTATAGTAGGAGAGAGATGTTTGGCCCGATGGAGGGATAATCGTAGATTTATTGCAACTATTGCCAATGATTTTGAAAATG GCATATACGAGATTGTTTTCGACGACGGCTTCCACTGGAAGTGCAAAGCGTCGCGATTGTATAAACTAAAAGACTCCGAAAAGCATTCCGACAGTTTGACGGTCGACACCTCAATGTCCCCGAAAGTCTCGACTCCTTCCCCGGTCCAACCCAAGGCTGGACCGAGCGATGCCCCTAACCCATTGAATCCCACCCCTGTATTCCACAAGCACCTATTTGATCCCACCCGTGATTATTTAGGTTCTAAGTCCGAACGCCGCGAAATGAAACGAAAGCTTAACATCaaggaaatatttaatatcgGTCAAAAGAAAAGGAAGAAAGAGGTGCCACCCAAGGAGAAAGTTCCTCGCGTCGTTAAAGAAAAGAAACCGAGAGTACTTCTGCGAAAAATAAAAGTTGAAGAAACGGATGTGAAGACGGAAAAAGCAGAGGTCAAAGTTGAACCTAAAAATGAAATTCCTG ATGCAATAGCTTCAATAATCGGTACTGTTGCTAAAAAAGAATTAGAAACACCTGCGGCTCCCAAAGTAGAGATGGATGTAGACACGCAAGAGTTTTACGAAAATGTAAAGGATAAAGTTGAGATTAAAACAGAGTCAACAGAAGTACAAGAGGGAAGTGATAAGATAACGTTAGACGATTTGGTAGACAACAGTTCGACAGTGAGCGCAGATATTGAATTCCCCAATGAGTTAGACATGGAacct GACATGGAAGAGGAACAGGAATTGGAGAACTTTGAAAAACCGGACGAAAGCAAACAAGTGGTCATAGAGAAAATGAAGGAAGTCATCAATAAACTAGAAAGTAAGCTCAATACCGTTGATGAAACTCCTCAGAAAAGTGTTGATTCACCGAAACCAGAACCAATAACTGATTCACCTATAGAGATTGTAGAAGTGAATCCCGCGGCAAGCGAAGTTGATAAAGTTGATACAGTGGAACCGCCCAAGAAAAAGTTGTCCAAGATGAAGAAAAGTAAGAAATTGAGGCTTTTACAAGAGAAAAAG GTAAAGAAGCAAGTGGAAAAAGTAAAGAGCGAACTGGAGGAGATGAAACGCCAAGTGGAGGAGATGAGGAAGCAAATGCTGATAAAGACAGAGCAGCAGTCGTTGGGGCGGCCGGCGGAGATGCCCGAGAGCTTCCTGCTGCCCGGCGAGTGGTGCTGCAAGTGGGTCAACGGCCAGCCGGTCGGCACTGTCAGCGAGATCGAGGACGACCCCAAGATGGACGCCAGTTACAAGATGGCGCTGCCGCGGCGCAGTGTGCAG GTTGAAGACAAGAGGTTGCCTGCAGGTTGGACAAAACACATGATCCGGCGAAGGTTAGGTCAATCGGCCGGAAAATGGGACGTCGTTTTAGTGAG TCCGACAAACCACCGATTCCACACTAAAAACGACATGCGCAACTATCTAGAACAGAACCAGAGTGAGGCACTGAGAGCCTACGAGCACGCACTGTTAGACTTCGGCGTGCACCTCAAGCTGTCGCGCCGCATGGGGTGGTGCACCACCACGAGCGACGGGAACTCTGACACGGGGGTCGTGAACACCATGTCTCCGTTGGCCAAAACGAAGAAGTTCCGTATCAACAGGAAAGAGGACAGGAaggagaagaaaaagaagaggaagaagcaaatcgctgcGTTTCGCAGACGGAGT tctTTGTATGTTACTCCTGGAACAAGTGGGCAAGCATCTTTTGGCGAAACTGAGACAAATGCCATACCCGAGGGATTTCCTGCCTTAGAAGATGGAtatg TATATGTTGGTTCTCTGAAAGTTCAGATACTCGAAAATTTGTTACGGTGTCCGGCCGAGGGCTGTTTCAAAAACTTCCGCAACAACACGTTGCTGCAAATGCACATCAAACATTACCATAGAGAATTGAGGAAGATGTTGGGAGCTACTCCCAAAGTTCTCGATCTAGCCAGAAAGAGGTCCAAACCAACGGGTCTTCCAGTGAGGCAGCCAAATTCCaagatattgaaaataaaaatttctcgACCCCCAAAACGTATCGAAGAACCTAAACCGAAACCGAAAGTGCCTCCACTCGAAATAAAATACGAAGACACTCCTATACTGCCGAAGATAAATCCGCCGATACCGAGGTCGATGGATTCGCCAAAACTTCGCCAAGCTCTAGCGAATAAACCGGTGAAAAGACCCAAAGTGTTATTACCGGTCCGACGACCGGATCCACCTGAAACGGTCCCCGAGATGAGAGAAGAAGAAGATTGTCCACCTTTAGTGTACGAAGACGACGTAGTCGACTCTCCCATGGAAATACCAGAACCGCAAGACTTCGAAACGGCGATATCCACGCACACCGTCACAAAACCTGTGGACGATATGCGAAAGAGGTCTGAGAAAAAACGCAAAAACTTTGCGGTAGTTTCCAAGAAGCCTGGCAGCGAAGACGACGAATGGTACGCGATGAATTCCGACTTGGACACGAGGTCCAGCTACCCAGGGTCCGGTACTCCAGATTCGAAGACAATGGACAAGGTCATGAGCCACCAGCAAGCGGTCTCTTCAGAATCTGCGGAAGACCTGAAAGATgctaatatgtatatgtattcgGAAAGTAAGTTTGGCATAG CCGGGGAACGTATAAAGTTAGAGCACATGAAGCGGGAGGAGATCATCAACTGCCACTGCGGGTTCCGCGAGGAGGATGGACTGATGGTGCAGTGCGAGCTGTGCTTGTGCTGGCAACACGCGCTGTGCCACAACATACAGAAGGAGTCTGAA GTTCCAGAAAAATACACATGCAGCATATGCCTGAACCCGAAGCGCGGTCGCCGCTCCAAGCGCTTCCTGCACGACCAGGACCGGCTGTACGAGGGCCTGCTCCCCGGGGCGAAGCCCTGCGAGTCGCTGCGGCGCTCGCACGAGCTGTCGGGCAACTTGTTGAGGATACAGGACGCCCTGCACGCGCTCAGAGTCAAGTACTACGTCGCCAC TAAAAAAGACCATCCGAAACTCTACCTCTGGGCGAAGGACTGGGAAAATGCAGAAGTGAACATGATACAAGAGAGACTGAACACCGATTACTCCGACTTGAACATAATCATCAATAACGTCGGTAAAGAGAATCTGCCCGTCAAACCGGACGAGCCACACTTGGATATGAGAGCACCAGATGATTTAGACCACGAGAGATTCAATCACAGAGATTCGGCCAATACATTGCTGAATCTTACCGCAGCGTTGTCCAGCCCCGGTGGAACTTCTCTGGATTTGCCAATAACGACGTCGGAGTTGGAGAGATTGGCAAAGTCTGTACAAG AGCAAGAGGTGCGCAACGTGTCGGCGCCGCAGCCCGAGGCGGCCATCGAGAACGGCGCGTGTCGCGAGCGGCTGCTGCGACACGTGCAGCGCTGCCAGGCGCTCATCGACGCCAGGCTCGACTCCATCGAGGCGCAGGTTGCAG AGTTGGAGTCCCAGGACCCGTCGTTCGAAGACGACGAGACGGCCGACTACTTCCCGCGCACCAAGCAGACCGTGCAGATGTTGATGCGCGACCTCGACACCATGGAGGAGCTCGGCATCATCACGTAA
- the LOC112058494 gene encoding PHD finger protein 20 isoform X4: MDSEKNANAEKQPLNILSSSKSSQEENIDSINENIDNQEKDIQNKNSRDVEMNDITMTEVNEKEKLEKPESSEIEHSEKQDDMHKHIEQTVNINKSVMDMIHSESETQIDLKNDVVKPIPASSKHHLSPKGNSVALSVGSKVSAKDFAELWYPAEIVEVDYDEMEVLVHYENVPNKLDEWICISSPRLRPMTKATSGSTPGTAVTPSPVPLETEIKEESKEEKPKLQFIVGERCLARWRDNRRFIATIANDFENGIYEIVFDDGFHWKCKASRLYKLKDSEKHSDSLTVDTSMSPKVSTPSPVQPKAGPSDAPNPLNPTPVFHKHLFDPTRDYLGSKSERREMKRKLNIKEIFNIGQKKRKKEVPPKEKVPRVVKEKKPRVLLRKIKVEETDVKTEKAEVKVEPKNEIPDAIASIIGTVAKKELETPAAPKVEMDVDTQEFYENVKDKVEIKTESTEVQEGSDKITLDDLVDNSSTVSADIEFPNELDMEPDMEEEQELENFEKPDESKQVVIEKMKEVINKLESKLNTVDETPQKSVDSPKPEPITDSPIEIVEVNPAASEVDKVDTVEPPKKKLSKMKKSKKLRLLQEKKVKKQVEKVKSELEEMKRQVEEMRKQMLIKTEQQSLGRPAEMPESFLLPGEWCCKWVNGQPVGTVSEIEDDPKMDASYKMALPRRSVQVEDKRLPAGWTKHMIRRRLGQSAGKWDVVLVSPTNHRFHTKNDMRNYLEQNQSEALRAYEHALLDFGVHLKLSRRMGWCTTTSDGNSDTGVVNTMSPLAKTKKFRINRKEDRKEKKKKRKKQIAAFRRRSSLYVTPGTSGQASFGETETNAIPEGFPALEDGYVYVGSLKVQILENLLRCPAEGCFKNFRNNTLLQMHIKHYHRELRKMLGATPKVLDLARKRSKPTGLPVRQPNSKILKIKISRPPKRIEEPKPKPKVPPLEIKYEDTPILPKINPPIPRSMDSPKLRQALANKPVKRPKVLLPVRRPDPPETVPEMREEEDCPPLVYEDDVVDSPMEIPEPQDFETAISTHTVTKPVDDMRKRSEKKRKNFAVVSKKPGSEDDEWYAMNSDLDTRSSYPGSGTPDSKTMDKVMSHQQAVSSESAEDLKDANMYMYSESKFGIAGERIKLEHMKREEIINCHCGFREEDGLMVQCELCLCWQHALCHNIQKESEVPEKYTCSICLNPKRGRRSKRFLHDQDRLYEGLLPGAKPCESLRRSHELSGNLLRIQDALHALRVKYYVATKKDHPKLYLWAKDWENAEVNMIQERLNTDYSDLNIIINNVGKENLPVKPDEPHLDMRAPDDLDHERFNHRDSANTLLNLTAALSSPGGTSLDLPITTSELERLAKSVQEQEVRNVSAPQPEAAIENGACRERLLRHVQRCQALIDARLDSIEAQVAELESQDPSFEDDETADYFPRTKQTVQMLMRDLDTMEELGIIT, translated from the exons atggacTCTGAAAAAAACGCAAATGCTGAAAAACAacctttaaatattttgtcaagCAGCAAATCATCACAAGAAGAGAATATTGActcaataaatgaaaatattgacaaCCAAGAAAAagatattcaaaataaaaacagcaGAGATGTAGAAATGAATGACATAACTATGACAGAAGTAAATGAAAAAGAGAAATTAGAAAAACCAGAAAGTTCAGAAATAGAACATTCAGAAAAACAAGATGATATGCATAAACATATTGAACaaactgtaaatataaataaaagtgttatGGATATGATACACTCTGAATCTGAGACCCAGATTGATTTAAAGAATGATGTTGTTAAACCCATTCCAGCAAGTTCTAAACATCATTTAAGCCCTAAAG GTAACAGTGTGGCATTGTCTGTGGGCTCCAAGGTGAGTGCCAAGGATTTTGCCGAGTTGTGGTACCCTGCGGAAATAGTGGAAGTTGACTATGATGAGATGGAAGTATTGGTGCATTACGAGAATGTGCCCAACAA acttGACGAATGGATATGTATAAGTAGTCCCAGACTTAGGCCAATGACTAAAGCTACATCAGGAAGTACACCCGGTACTGCAGTGACGCCCTCCCCTGTCCCGCTAGAAACAGAGATAAAAGAGGAGAGTAAAGAAGAGAAGCCAAAACTACAGTTTATAGTAGGAGAGAGATGTTTGGCCCGATGGAGGGATAATCGTAGATTTATTGCAACTATTGCCAATGATTTTGAAAATG GCATATACGAGATTGTTTTCGACGACGGCTTCCACTGGAAGTGCAAAGCGTCGCGATTGTATAAACTAAAAGACTCCGAAAAGCATTCCGACAGTTTGACGGTCGACACCTCAATGTCCCCGAAAGTCTCGACTCCTTCCCCGGTCCAACCCAAGGCTGGACCGAGCGATGCCCCTAACCCATTGAATCCCACCCCTGTATTCCACAAGCACCTATTTGATCCCACCCGTGATTATTTAGGTTCTAAGTCCGAACGCCGCGAAATGAAACGAAAGCTTAACATCaaggaaatatttaatatcgGTCAAAAGAAAAGGAAGAAAGAGGTGCCACCCAAGGAGAAAGTTCCTCGCGTCGTTAAAGAAAAGAAACCGAGAGTACTTCTGCGAAAAATAAAAGTTGAAGAAACGGATGTGAAGACGGAAAAAGCAGAGGTCAAAGTTGAACCTAAAAATGAAATTCCTG ATGCAATAGCTTCAATAATCGGTACTGTTGCTAAAAAAGAATTAGAAACACCTGCGGCTCCCAAAGTAGAGATGGATGTAGACACGCAAGAGTTTTACGAAAATGTAAAGGATAAAGTTGAGATTAAAACAGAGTCAACAGAAGTACAAGAGGGAAGTGATAAGATAACGTTAGACGATTTGGTAGACAACAGTTCGACAGTGAGCGCAGATATTGAATTCCCCAATGAGTTAGACATGGAacct GACATGGAAGAGGAACAGGAATTGGAGAACTTTGAAAAACCGGACGAAAGCAAACAAGTGGTCATAGAGAAAATGAAGGAAGTCATCAATAAACTAGAAAGTAAGCTCAATACCGTTGATGAAACTCCTCAGAAAAGTGTTGATTCACCGAAACCAGAACCAATAACTGATTCACCTATAGAGATTGTAGAAGTGAATCCCGCGGCAAGCGAAGTTGATAAAGTTGATACAGTGGAACCGCCCAAGAAAAAGTTGTCCAAGATGAAGAAAAGTAAGAAATTGAGGCTTTTACAAGAGAAAAAG GTAAAGAAGCAAGTGGAAAAAGTAAAGAGCGAACTGGAGGAGATGAAACGCCAAGTGGAGGAGATGAGGAAGCAAATGCTGATAAAGACAGAGCAGCAGTCGTTGGGGCGGCCGGCGGAGATGCCCGAGAGCTTCCTGCTGCCCGGCGAGTGGTGCTGCAAGTGGGTCAACGGCCAGCCGGTCGGCACTGTCAGCGAGATCGAGGACGACCCCAAGATGGACGCCAGTTACAAGATGGCGCTGCCGCGGCGCAGTGTGCAG GTTGAAGACAAGAGGTTGCCTGCAGGTTGGACAAAACACATGATCCGGCGAAGGTTAGGTCAATCGGCCGGAAAATGGGACGTCGTTTTAGTGAG TCCGACAAACCACCGATTCCACACTAAAAACGACATGCGCAACTATCTAGAACAGAACCAGAGTGAGGCACTGAGAGCCTACGAGCACGCACTGTTAGACTTCGGCGTGCACCTCAAGCTGTCGCGCCGCATGGGGTGGTGCACCACCACGAGCGACGGGAACTCTGACACGGGGGTCGTGAACACCATGTCTCCGTTGGCCAAAACGAAGAAGTTCCGTATCAACAGGAAAGAGGACAGGAaggagaagaaaaagaagaggaagaagcaaatcgctgcGTTTCGCAGACGGAGT tctTTGTATGTTACTCCTGGAACAAGTGGGCAAGCATCTTTTGGCGAAACTGAGACAAATGCCATACCCGAGGGATTTCCTGCCTTAGAAGATGGAtatg TATATGTTGGTTCTCTGAAAGTTCAGATACTCGAAAATTTGTTACGGTGTCCGGCCGAGGGCTGTTTCAAAAACTTCCGCAACAACACGTTGCTGCAAATGCACATCAAACATTACCATAGAGAATTGAGGAAGATGTTGGGAGCTACTCCCAAAGTTCTCGATCTAGCCAGAAAGAGGTCCAAACCAACGGGTCTTCCAGTGAGGCAGCCAAATTCCaagatattgaaaataaaaatttctcgACCCCCAAAACGTATCGAAGAACCTAAACCGAAACCGAAAGTGCCTCCACTCGAAATAAAATACGAAGACACTCCTATACTGCCGAAGATAAATCCGCCGATACCGAGGTCGATGGATTCGCCAAAACTTCGCCAAGCTCTAGCGAATAAACCGGTGAAAAGACCCAAAGTGTTATTACCGGTCCGACGACCGGATCCACCTGAAACGGTCCCCGAGATGAGAGAAGAAGAAGATTGTCCACCTTTAGTGTACGAAGACGACGTAGTCGACTCTCCCATGGAAATACCAGAACCGCAAGACTTCGAAACGGCGATATCCACGCACACCGTCACAAAACCTGTGGACGATATGCGAAAGAGGTCTGAGAAAAAACGCAAAAACTTTGCGGTAGTTTCCAAGAAGCCTGGCAGCGAAGACGACGAATGGTACGCGATGAATTCCGACTTGGACACGAGGTCCAGCTACCCAGGGTCCGGTACTCCAGATTCGAAGACAATGGACAAGGTCATGAGCCACCAGCAAGCGGTCTCTTCAGAATCTGCGGAAGACCTGAAAGATgctaatatgtatatgtattcgGAAAGTAAGTTTGGCATAG CCGGGGAACGTATAAAGTTAGAGCACATGAAGCGGGAGGAGATCATCAACTGCCACTGCGGGTTCCGCGAGGAGGATGGACTGATGGTGCAGTGCGAGCTGTGCTTGTGCTGGCAACACGCGCTGTGCCACAACATACAGAAGGAGTCTGAA GTTCCAGAAAAATACACATGCAGCATATGCCTGAACCCGAAGCGCGGTCGCCGCTCCAAGCGCTTCCTGCACGACCAGGACCGGCTGTACGAGGGCCTGCTCCCCGGGGCGAAGCCCTGCGAGTCGCTGCGGCGCTCGCACGAGCTGTCGGGCAACTTGTTGAGGATACAGGACGCCCTGCACGCGCTCAGAGTCAAGTACTACGTCGCCAC TAAAAAAGACCATCCGAAACTCTACCTCTGGGCGAAGGACTGGGAAAATGCAGAAGTGAACATGATACAAGAGAGACTGAACACCGATTACTCCGACTTGAACATAATCATCAATAACGTCGGTAAAGAGAATCTGCCCGTCAAACCGGACGAGCCACACTTGGATATGAGAGCACCAGATGATTTAGACCACGAGAGATTCAATCACAGAGATTCGGCCAATACATTGCTGAATCTTACCGCAGCGTTGTCCAGCCCCGGTGGAACTTCTCTGGATTTGCCAATAACGACGTCGGAGTTGGAGAGATTGGCAAAGTCTGTACAAG AGCAAGAGGTGCGCAACGTGTCGGCGCCGCAGCCCGAGGCGGCCATCGAGAACGGCGCGTGTCGCGAGCGGCTGCTGCGACACGTGCAGCGCTGCCAGGCGCTCATCGACGCCAGGCTCGACTCCATCGAGGCGCAGGTTGCAG AGTTGGAGTCCCAGGACCCGTCGTTCGAAGACGACGAGACGGCCGACTACTTCCCGCGCACCAAGCAGACCGTGCAGATGTTGATGCGCGACCTCGACACCATGGAGGAGCTCGGCATCATCACGTAA